From one Thalassobaculum sp. OXR-137 genomic stretch:
- a CDS encoding HAMP domain-containing sensor histidine kinase — MQLKWLVIVVFVGVQTLTAGIVAVTTWAVVTNSVATNTAQTTRAVADTVRLRYERFVDPATDAVDLARFILQRHGPVDLSLDTFERFMFDQLTSHPVVDALYLGRSSGEFMMLKRVQAPGEPSFLTKHIRIEQGTRTVEFRLRDRRFDLIRSWRDDDDPFDPRTRPWYRVAREQAEGDGRRWTEPYTFFTSGAPGVSTANALVGTSQDSWGAVSVDIETGSFSEFLSSLSLPKGGGAFIAGWNGEVVALPSEVDEAARALFADTDGSGRPALLLALIDADPDALETTRDGRVLRDVIVGGQPHIVQLVGFAEAGMPWSIVVSVPEETVFGWVYRLRDRIIWVSVAASVVATLVLLLFWRRSIERPMAAISSRLAIIGAGGYSGDPPVRGVKEMRRIDAAVIAAGRLINERQSARLELIARLRDLVEAMEQAPVGIAILEADRRLGFANRAARIALSVDEGEDESIDAAVLGMTEAEFAAKAELVLNGRTVRGEAALPGPAGVTSQYGVVLSPLSDGGSVRLLLVLEDVSTANDLEAGLIEAREAAERSDQAKTLFLAQMSHEFRTPLNAIAGFSEMLLTSPDLGEARTRQYVGHISESAATLLAMVERILEYVRYESGGVGRMPRPTDVGEALEAAIVAVAPEAEAAGVTMDLTLHGPLEPVAADPALLTRAFEQILSNGIKFSTGGGRVSVAAAVSQSKGVRRVTVGVVDRGSGINLTDLPRVFEPFWKAATHLRTSSQGPGLGLAIARRILTGFGGRIEVDSAPGEGTRVVASLPVFGGPGADRSNDN, encoded by the coding sequence AAATGGTTGGTAATAGTCGTCTTTGTCGGCGTTCAGACGCTGACCGCGGGTATTGTCGCCGTGACCACCTGGGCGGTGGTCACCAACTCCGTGGCCACCAACACCGCCCAGACGACCCGGGCGGTCGCCGACACCGTCCGCCTGCGCTACGAGCGGTTCGTCGATCCGGCGACCGACGCGGTCGATCTCGCCCGGTTCATCCTGCAGCGCCACGGCCCGGTCGATCTGTCCCTCGACACGTTCGAGCGGTTCATGTTCGATCAGCTCACCAGCCACCCGGTGGTCGACGCGCTGTATCTCGGGCGGTCCAGCGGCGAATTCATGATGCTCAAGCGCGTCCAGGCGCCCGGAGAGCCCAGCTTCCTGACCAAGCACATCCGGATCGAGCAGGGGACCCGCACGGTCGAGTTCCGGCTGCGCGACCGCCGGTTCGATCTGATCCGGAGCTGGCGCGACGACGACGACCCGTTCGATCCGCGCACCCGGCCCTGGTACCGGGTCGCCCGCGAGCAGGCCGAGGGCGACGGGCGGCGCTGGACCGAGCCGTACACGTTCTTCACCTCCGGCGCCCCGGGCGTCTCGACGGCCAACGCCCTGGTGGGGACGTCGCAGGATAGCTGGGGCGCGGTGTCGGTCGATATCGAGACCGGCTCGTTCTCCGAGTTCCTCTCCAGCCTTTCGCTGCCGAAGGGCGGCGGCGCCTTCATCGCCGGTTGGAACGGCGAGGTCGTGGCCCTGCCGTCGGAGGTTGACGAGGCGGCCCGGGCGCTGTTCGCGGATACCGACGGCAGCGGGCGTCCGGCCCTTCTGCTCGCCCTCATCGACGCCGACCCCGACGCCCTGGAGACGACGCGGGACGGCAGGGTGCTGCGCGACGTGATCGTCGGCGGCCAGCCCCATATCGTACAGCTCGTCGGCTTCGCGGAAGCCGGTATGCCCTGGAGCATCGTGGTCTCGGTCCCGGAGGAGACGGTCTTCGGCTGGGTGTATCGACTGCGCGATCGGATCATCTGGGTCAGTGTGGCCGCCAGCGTCGTGGCGACCCTGGTCCTCCTGCTGTTCTGGCGCCGGAGCATCGAGCGGCCGATGGCGGCGATCTCCTCCCGCCTCGCCATCATCGGCGCTGGGGGCTACAGCGGCGATCCCCCGGTGCGGGGGGTAAAGGAAATGCGCCGGATCGATGCGGCGGTGATCGCCGCGGGTCGCCTGATCAACGAGCGCCAGTCCGCCCGCCTGGAGCTGATCGCCCGCCTGCGCGACCTGGTGGAGGCGATGGAACAGGCGCCGGTGGGCATCGCCATCCTGGAAGCGGATCGGCGGCTGGGCTTCGCCAACCGGGCGGCCCGCATCGCCCTTTCGGTCGACGAGGGCGAGGACGAGTCGATCGATGCCGCCGTCCTCGGCATGACGGAGGCCGAATTTGCCGCCAAGGCGGAGCTCGTGCTCAACGGCCGCACCGTGCGGGGCGAGGCGGCGTTGCCGGGGCCGGCCGGCGTGACGTCCCAGTATGGCGTGGTGCTGTCGCCGCTCAGCGACGGGGGCTCCGTACGGCTTCTCCTGGTGCTGGAAGACGTCTCCACGGCCAACGATCTGGAGGCTGGGCTGATCGAGGCGCGCGAGGCGGCGGAGCGCAGCGACCAGGCCAAGACCCTGTTCCTGGCTCAGATGAGCCACGAGTTCCGCACGCCGCTCAATGCCATCGCGGGCTTCTCAGAAATGCTCCTGACCTCACCCGATCTCGGCGAGGCCAGGACCCGTCAGTATGTCGGCCATATCAGCGAGAGCGCGGCGACCCTGCTGGCGATGGTCGAGCGGATCCTGGAATACGTCCGCTACGAGAGCGGCGGCGTCGGCCGGATGCCGCGTCCGACCGACGTGGGCGAGGCCCTGGAGGCGGCCATTGTCGCTGTGGCCCCCGAAGCGGAAGCGGCCGGGGTCACCATGGACCTCACGCTGCACGGGCCGCTGGAGCCGGTGGCGGCGGACCCGGCCTTGCTGACCCGCGCCTTCGAGCAGATTCTGTCGAACGGGATCAAGTTCTCGACCGGCGGCGGCAGGGTCTCGGTCGCGGCGGCGGTGAGCCAGAGCAAGGGGGTGAGGCGGGTCACCGTCGGCGTGGTCGATCGCGGCAGCGGCATCAACCTGACCGATCTTCCGCGGGTATTCGAGCCGTTCTGGAAGGCGGCCACCCATCTGCGGACGAGCTCGCAGGGACCCGGCCTGGGGCTGGCCATCGCCCGCCGGATCCTCACCGGCTTCGGCGGCCGGATCGAGGTGGACAGCGCTCCCGGCGAAGGCACACGGGTGGTGGCGAGCCTGCCGGTCTTCGGCGGGCCCGGCGCGGACCGGTCGAACGACAACTGA